A stretch of Paracoccus sp. MA DNA encodes these proteins:
- the rpoH gene encoding RNA polymerase sigma factor RpoH, whose amino-acid sequence MANYTNLPAPSPEQGLNRYLQEIRKFPLLEPEEEYMLAKAWVDHQDAEAAQKLVTSHLRLAAKIAMGYRGYGLPQAEVISEANVGLMQAVKRFDPEKGFRLATYAMWWIRASIQEYILRSWSLVKMGTTSAQKKLFFNLRKAKSKLGALEEGDLRPENVTQIAHDLNVTEQEVIDMNRRLSSGDASLNATVGSGDGESTAQWQDWLEDEDANQAEAFAEADELSARREMLIAAMDVLNDREKDILMERRLRDDPMTLEDLSTRYDVSRERIRQIEVRAFEKLQNRIRELARERGMTVPETA is encoded by the coding sequence ATGGCGAACTACACCAACCTTCCGGCACCCAGCCCCGAACAGGGCCTCAACCGCTACCTGCAGGAGATCCGCAAGTTTCCCCTGCTGGAACCGGAGGAGGAATACATGCTGGCCAAGGCCTGGGTGGACCATCAGGACGCCGAGGCGGCCCAGAAGCTGGTGACGAGCCACCTGCGGCTCGCCGCCAAGATCGCGATGGGCTATCGCGGCTACGGCCTGCCGCAGGCCGAGGTGATCTCCGAGGCGAATGTCGGCCTGATGCAGGCGGTGAAACGCTTCGATCCGGAAAAGGGCTTCCGACTCGCCACCTATGCCATGTGGTGGATCCGCGCCTCGATCCAGGAATACATCCTGCGGTCCTGGTCGCTGGTGAAGATGGGCACCACCTCGGCGCAGAAGAAGCTGTTCTTCAACCTGCGCAAGGCCAAGTCCAAGCTGGGCGCGCTGGAGGAAGGCGACCTGCGCCCGGAAAACGTCACCCAGATCGCCCATGACCTGAACGTGACCGAGCAGGAGGTCATCGACATGAACCGCCGCCTGTCCAGCGGCGACGCCTCGCTGAATGCGACGGTGGGCTCGGGCGACGGGGAATCGACGGCGCAATGGCAGGACTGGCTGGAGGACGAGGACGCCAACCAGGCCGAGGCATTCGCCGAGGCCGACGAGTTGTCGGCGCGGCGCGAGATGCTGATTGCCGCCATGGACGTGCTGAACGACCGCGAAAAGGACATCCTGATGGAGCGCCGCCTGCGCGACGACCCCATGACGCTGGAGGATCTTTCGACGCGCTACGACGTCTCGCGCGAGCGCATCCGCCAGATCGAGGTCCGCGCCTTCGAGAAGCTGCAGAACCGCATCCGCGAACTGGCGCGCGAGCGCGGCATGACGGTGCCCGAAACCGCCTGA
- the pgeF gene encoding peptidoglycan editing factor PgeF has translation MQTTLEILTHPLLASVRHGFFTRRGGASSGLFAGLNCGYGSSDQGEIVSINRARVAEAMGVPPGRLTTVHQVHSAEVAVLRAGDEPADFAQIRADGIVTDRPGAALAVLTADCQPILLADPQAGVIGAVHAGWRGALSGVIEATVGAMNDLGASRIRAVIGPTISQRAYEVGEDFMDAFLVEDPDYHRFFAGGPNGRPMFDLPSFGLMRLREAGVEAEWTGHCTYSDPERFFSYRRSTHQNQADYGRLISAIAL, from the coding sequence ATGCAGACGACGCTTGAGATCCTGACCCATCCGCTGCTCGCCTCGGTGCGGCACGGCTTCTTCACCCGGCGCGGCGGCGCCTCCTCGGGCCTGTTCGCGGGGCTGAACTGCGGCTACGGCTCCAGCGACCAGGGCGAGATCGTGAGCATCAACCGCGCCCGCGTGGCCGAGGCGATGGGCGTGCCGCCGGGCCGGCTGACAACCGTGCATCAGGTCCATTCCGCCGAGGTCGCGGTGCTGCGTGCCGGCGACGAACCGGCCGATTTCGCGCAGATCCGCGCCGACGGCATCGTCACCGACCGGCCGGGCGCGGCCCTGGCGGTGCTGACCGCGGATTGCCAGCCGATCCTGCTGGCCGACCCCCAGGCCGGGGTGATCGGCGCCGTCCATGCCGGCTGGCGCGGCGCGCTGTCCGGGGTGATCGAGGCGACGGTGGGGGCGATGAACGACCTGGGCGCCAGCCGCATCCGCGCGGTGATCGGCCCGACGATCAGCCAGCGCGCCTATGAGGTCGGCGAGGATTTCATGGACGCGTTCCTGGTCGAGGACCCGGATTACCACCGCTTCTTCGCCGGCGGGCCGAACGGGCGGCCGATGTTCGACCTGCCCTCCTTCGGCCTGATGCGGCTGCGCGAGGCCGGGGTAGAGGCGGAATGGACCGGGCACTGCACCTATTCCGACCCGGAGCGGTTCTTCTCCTATCGCCGCAGCACGCATCAGAACCAGGCGGATTACGGGCGGCTGATCTCGGCGATCGCGCTCTAG
- a CDS encoding SPOR domain-containing protein codes for MRMILRIMLALALLPGLALAQAPRPAEDPPADFPSRQYIDSRGCVFLRDDAGGWTARLARDGTPICGYPPTLSARGLGGKPRLRALDPNAGRSRAELLAEALSLQVLTNLQPGELASDPQPMERRPDLGAEPAPSGPADALRAALTAAPAVRQGMGGALRPNRRLCELLGYDGEADPARLGRDPSQGYCASLPESDLSRLSFLRPIGSLSPAGNTRPPAMAAAVPPSASSAPARPQPDAARPAPSASAPAAGKQPAPVAKPAAGAGAAPRAKPAAQASRPSPSGGMIPAGARYVQLGTFANPENAERAARRIAQMGYPVLRGTDRVGGREVQVIMAGPFPDRESIVRALDGIRKAGFPDAFPR; via the coding sequence ATGCGGATGATTCTGCGGATCATGCTGGCGCTGGCGCTGCTGCCGGGGCTGGCTCTGGCGCAGGCGCCGCGCCCGGCCGAGGATCCGCCGGCCGATTTCCCCTCGCGGCAATATATCGACAGCCGCGGCTGCGTGTTCCTGCGCGATGATGCGGGCGGCTGGACCGCGCGGCTCGCCCGCGACGGCACGCCGATCTGCGGCTATCCCCCGACGCTGTCGGCGCGCGGGCTGGGCGGCAAGCCGCGGCTGCGTGCGCTGGACCCGAATGCCGGGCGCAGCCGCGCCGAGCTGCTGGCGGAGGCGCTGTCGCTGCAGGTTCTGACCAACCTGCAGCCGGGGGAACTGGCCAGCGATCCGCAGCCGATGGAGCGCCGGCCCGATCTGGGCGCCGAGCCGGCCCCCTCGGGTCCGGCCGATGCCCTGCGCGCGGCGCTGACGGCGGCGCCGGCGGTGCGTCAGGGCATGGGCGGCGCGCTGCGGCCGAACCGCCGGCTTTGCGAGCTGCTGGGCTATGACGGAGAGGCGGATCCCGCGCGGCTGGGCCGCGATCCGTCGCAGGGCTATTGCGCTTCGCTGCCGGAATCGGACCTGTCGCGGCTCAGCTTTCTGCGGCCGATCGGCAGCCTTTCCCCGGCCGGCAACACGCGGCCGCCCGCAATGGCTGCTGCTGTCCCGCCCTCGGCCTCGTCGGCCCCGGCCCGCCCCCAGCCCGACGCTGCCCGTCCTGCTCCGTCCGCCTCTGCGCCGGCCGCCGGGAAACAGCCGGCGCCCGTCGCCAAGCCCGCGGCAGGCGCCGGGGCGGCGCCCCGGGCCAAACCCGCCGCGCAGGCCAGCCGGCCATCCCCTTCGGGCGGCATGATCCCCGCCGGGGCGCGCTATGTGCAGCTGGGCACCTTCGCCAATCCCGAGAATGCCGAACGTGCCGCCCGGCGCATCGCCCAGATGGGCTATCCGGTGCTGCGCGGCACCGACCGGGTCGGCGGGCGCGAGGTGCAGGTCATCATGGCCGGCCCTTTCCCGGATCGCGAAAGCATCGTCCGCGCGCTGGACGGCATCCGCAAGGCGGGGTTTCCCGATGCCTTTCCCCGCTAA
- a CDS encoding phosphopentomutase — translation MTDRRAFLIVMDSVGIGGAPDAGAYFNDGRPDTGANTVAHIARARPLHMPHLDALGLGAAIRLASGEAAPGLGARPQGLWGAATEVSRGKDTPSGHWEIAGVPVPWDWHYFPNTRPAFPAELTERIAEAAGTMGILGNEHASGTEIIARLGAEHLRSGWPICYTSADSVLQIAAHEEGFGLDRLYRLCEKVAALVHPMRVGRVIARPFLGAEGSFARTPNRRDYAIAPPAPTLLDVAQEAGRATHAVGKIGDIFSHRGIGRLHKGRSDADLAGHLLALADAAEPGSLTFANFVEFDSLYGHRRDVAGYAAALEWFDGVAGALLSRLRPGDLAIFTADHGNDPSWHGTDHTRERVPVLGWGYGARGIGQVGFADIAASVAAHLGLPPVGPGRSFL, via the coding sequence ATGACCGACAGACGCGCCTTCCTGATCGTGATGGATTCGGTGGGCATCGGCGGGGCGCCCGACGCGGGCGCCTATTTCAACGACGGCCGGCCCGATACCGGCGCCAATACCGTCGCCCATATCGCCCGGGCGCGGCCGCTGCACATGCCGCATCTGGACGCGCTGGGCCTGGGCGCCGCGATCCGGCTGGCCAGCGGCGAGGCGGCCCCGGGCCTTGGCGCCCGGCCGCAGGGGCTCTGGGGTGCTGCGACCGAGGTTTCGCGCGGCAAGGACACCCCGTCCGGCCATTGGGAGATCGCGGGCGTTCCCGTGCCCTGGGACTGGCATTATTTCCCGAACACCCGCCCGGCCTTTCCCGCCGAGCTGACCGAACGCATCGCCGAAGCCGCGGGGACCATGGGCATCCTCGGCAACGAACATGCCTCGGGGACCGAGATCATCGCCCGGCTGGGGGCCGAGCATCTGCGCAGCGGCTGGCCGATCTGCTACACCTCGGCCGACAGCGTCTTGCAGATCGCCGCGCATGAGGAAGGCTTCGGCCTCGACCGGCTTTACCGGCTCTGCGAGAAGGTGGCCGCCCTGGTCCACCCGATGCGCGTGGGCCGCGTCATCGCCCGGCCCTTCCTGGGCGCCGAGGGCAGTTTCGCCCGCACCCCCAACCGCCGCGACTATGCCATCGCCCCCCCGGCGCCGACGCTTCTGGACGTGGCGCAAGAGGCGGGGCGGGCGACCCATGCCGTGGGCAAGATCGGCGACATCTTCTCGCATCGCGGCATCGGCAGGCTGCACAAGGGCAGGTCCGATGCCGATCTGGCCGGCCATCTGCTGGCGCTTGCCGACGCGGCCGAGCCGGGCAGCCTGACCTTCGCCAATTTCGTCGAATTCGACAGCCTCTACGGCCATCGCCGCGACGTGGCGGGCTATGCGGCGGCTCTGGAATGGTTCGACGGGGTGGCGGGGGCGCTGCTTTCGCGCCTGCGGCCGGGGGATCTGGCGATCTTCACCGCCGACCACGGCAACGACCCGAGCTGGCACGGCACCGACCACACCCGCGAACGCGTGCCGGTGCTGGGCTGGGGTTATGGCGCGCGCGGCATCGGCCAGGTCGGTTTCGCCGATATCGCCGCCTCGGTCGCCGCGCATCTCGGCCTGCCGCCGGTCGGGCCGGGGAGGTCGTTCCTGTGA
- a CDS encoding pseudouridine synthase — translation MAEILITIPEGLSERLDKALALAAPEQASLSRSRLAKLIAEGAVTGPSGRVTDGKARAETGDYLVEIGEPEALDARPEPIPLSIAYEDAELIVVDKPAGMVVHPAPGAPSGTLVNALLAHCAGSLSGIGGTARPGIVHRIDKETSGLLVVAKTDRAHQGLARQFADHSARRRYLAIAHGMIDPADARLRGLPGLGFEPGGVLRIATLIGRHPGDRQRQAVSFRNGRHAVTRARVIETFGTPPAAMLVECRLETGRTHQIRVHMAHAGLGLVGDPVYGGARRASARALGADAAAAVAAFPRQALHAAELGFEHPVSGQTLSFASPLPPDMAGLLARLRDAPG, via the coding sequence ATGGCCGAAATCCTTATCACCATTCCCGAAGGTCTGTCCGAGCGCCTTGATAAGGCGCTTGCCCTTGCCGCGCCAGAGCAGGCGTCGCTGTCGCGCTCGCGCCTGGCCAAGCTGATCGCCGAGGGCGCGGTCACCGGGCCCTCGGGGCGCGTGACCGACGGCAAGGCCCGGGCCGAGACCGGCGATTACCTGGTCGAAATCGGCGAGCCCGAGGCCCTGGACGCACGGCCCGAGCCGATCCCGCTGAGCATCGCCTATGAGGACGCGGAGCTGATCGTCGTGGACAAGCCCGCCGGCATGGTGGTGCATCCCGCGCCCGGCGCACCCTCGGGGACGCTGGTCAACGCGCTGCTCGCGCATTGCGCGGGAAGCCTGTCGGGGATCGGCGGCACCGCCCGGCCCGGCATCGTGCACCGGATCGACAAGGAGACCTCGGGCCTGCTGGTGGTGGCAAAGACCGACCGCGCGCATCAGGGGCTGGCCCGGCAATTCGCCGATCACAGCGCGCGGCGGCGTTATCTGGCCATCGCGCATGGCATGATCGACCCGGCCGATGCGCGGCTGCGCGGCCTGCCGGGCCTGGGGTTCGAGCCGGGCGGCGTGCTGCGCATCGCCACGCTGATCGGCCGCCACCCCGGCGACCGGCAGCGCCAGGCGGTCAGCTTCCGGAACGGCCGCCACGCCGTGACCCGCGCCCGGGTGATCGAGACCTTCGGCACGCCCCCCGCCGCCATGCTGGTCGAATGCCGGCTGGAAACCGGCCGCACCCATCAAATCCGCGTGCACATGGCCCATGCGGGATTGGGCCTGGTGGGCGACCCGGTCTATGGTGGCGCAAGGCGGGCCTCGGCCAGGGCGCTGGGGGCGGATGCCGCCGCAGCCGTCGCCGCCTTTCCCCGTCAGGCCCTGCACGCGGCCGAGCTGGGCTTCGAACATCCGGTCAGCGGCCAGACGCTGTCCTTCGCCAGCCCGCTGCCGCCCGACATGGCCGGACTGCTGGCCAGATTGCGCGACGCACCGGGCTGA
- the lgt gene encoding prolipoprotein diacylglyceryl transferase, with protein sequence MIPFPDISPEIFTIHLFGMDFSLRWYALAYLAGLLIGWRIIVALMRRPRLWGDAAPMRPEQVEELLTWVIVGVVLGGRLGFVLFYEPGYYLANPGQIPVIWQGGMSFHGGFLGVVLASWWFCRRHGIPALRLADALSVATPVGLGLGRLANFINAELWGRPTDAPWGVIFPGEAAQMCPGVTGPCARHPSQLYEAGLEGVLLALVLVLLVRAGGLRRPGQALGVFVMGYGLSRFVVEFFRQADAQFITPDNPLGHVLGGPVWGVTMGQLLSLPMVLVGLAFLIRARARPAIAPGAA encoded by the coding sequence ATGATCCCCTTTCCCGACATCTCGCCCGAGATCTTCACCATCCATCTTTTCGGCATGGATTTCTCGCTGCGCTGGTATGCCTTGGCCTATCTGGCCGGGCTGCTGATCGGCTGGCGCATCATCGTGGCATTGATGCGGCGCCCGCGGCTTTGGGGCGACGCCGCGCCGATGCGCCCCGAGCAGGTCGAGGAATTGCTGACCTGGGTGATCGTCGGCGTGGTGCTGGGCGGGCGTCTGGGCTTCGTGCTGTTCTACGAGCCGGGCTACTACCTGGCCAATCCCGGGCAGATCCCGGTGATCTGGCAGGGCGGCATGTCCTTTCACGGCGGATTCCTCGGCGTGGTGCTGGCTTCCTGGTGGTTCTGCCGGCGGCACGGCATCCCGGCGCTGCGCCTGGCCGATGCGCTGTCGGTGGCGACGCCGGTCGGGCTGGGGCTGGGCCGGCTGGCGAATTTCATCAATGCCGAGCTGTGGGGCCGGCCGACCGATGCGCCCTGGGGCGTGATCTTCCCGGGCGAGGCGGCGCAGATGTGTCCCGGCGTCACCGGCCCCTGCGCCCGGCATCCAAGCCAGCTCTACGAGGCCGGGCTGGAAGGGGTGCTGCTGGCGCTGGTGCTGGTGCTGCTGGTGCGCGCCGGCGGGCTGCGCCGGCCGGGGCAGGCGCTGGGGGTCTTCGTGATGGGCTACGGCCTGTCGCGCTTCGTGGTCGAGTTCTTCCGCCAGGCCGATGCGCAATTCATCACCCCCGACAATCCGCTGGGCCATGTGCTGGGCGGGCCGGTCTGGGGCGTGACCATGGGGCAGCTGCTGTCGCTGCCCATGGTTCTGGTCGGGCTGGCCTTCCTGATCCGTGCCCGCGCACGGCCGGCCATCGCGCCGGGCGCCGCATGA
- a CDS encoding adenosine deaminase — protein sequence MKSLKKIELHLHLEGAAPPGFIRTLAAEKHRDIGGIFDEKGAYAYRDFKDFLRVYEAATSVLTTPRDYARLLSEVLAECAEQGVIYAELFVSPEFCGGADLPAWRDYLAAMEEAAAEAERGGIASRAVLTCIRHFGAERAKRTAICAAETSGGWVAGLGIGGAEDAGELGDFAWAFDCAREAGLGLTAHAGEWRGPESIRDALALGVSRIGHGIRAVEDAQLLRDLAEREITLEVCPGSNIALGLVRDWAAHPIARLAEAGVRVTVSTDDPPFFHTSLSQEYQRLADAFGWAEAEFRQMNLWAADAAFCDQTTRTRLRKDLT from the coding sequence GTGAAATCGCTGAAGAAGATCGAGCTGCACCTGCATCTGGAAGGCGCGGCGCCGCCCGGTTTCATCCGGACGCTCGCGGCCGAGAAACATCGCGACATCGGCGGCATCTTCGACGAGAAGGGCGCCTATGCCTATCGCGATTTCAAGGACTTCCTGCGGGTCTATGAGGCGGCGACCTCGGTTCTGACCACGCCGCGCGACTATGCCCGGCTGCTGTCCGAGGTGTTGGCGGAATGCGCCGAGCAGGGCGTGATCTATGCCGAGCTTTTCGTTTCGCCCGAGTTCTGCGGCGGCGCGGACCTGCCGGCCTGGCGCGACTATCTCGCTGCCATGGAGGAGGCCGCGGCCGAGGCCGAGCGCGGCGGCATCGCCAGCCGCGCCGTGCTGACCTGCATCCGCCATTTCGGCGCCGAGCGCGCCAAGCGCACCGCGATCTGCGCCGCCGAGACCTCGGGCGGCTGGGTTGCCGGGCTCGGCATCGGCGGCGCCGAGGATGCCGGCGAGCTTGGCGATTTCGCCTGGGCCTTCGACTGCGCGCGCGAGGCCGGGCTGGGCCTGACCGCCCATGCCGGCGAGTGGCGCGGGCCCGAGTCGATCCGCGACGCGCTGGCGCTGGGCGTCAGCCGCATCGGCCACGGCATCCGCGCCGTCGAGGATGCGCAGCTGCTCCGCGACCTGGCCGAGCGCGAGATCACGCTGGAGGTCTGCCCGGGCTCGAACATCGCGCTTGGACTGGTGCGGGACTGGGCCGCCCATCCCATCGCGCGGCTGGCCGAGGCGGGCGTGCGCGTCACCGTCTCGACCGACGATCCGCCCTTCTTCCACACCAGCCTGTCGCAGGAATATCAACGCCTTGCCGATGCCTTCGGCTGGGCCGAGGCGGAATTCCGGCAGATGAACCTTTGGGCCGCCGATGCGGCATTCTGCGACCAGACCACCCGAACCCGCCTGCGAAAGGACCTGACATGA
- a CDS encoding accessory factor UbiK family protein translates to MTANNRFLDDLSKLMTNAMGVAQGAKDEAQIAFNSWIDRWLADRDFVTREEFEAVREMAIKARTENAELRARLDALEGKGVVSVTPTGPLGGGTAETGGDQG, encoded by the coding sequence ATGACCGCGAACAACCGCTTTCTCGACGATCTCTCGAAATTGATGACCAATGCCATGGGCGTGGCCCAGGGCGCCAAGGACGAGGCGCAGATCGCCTTCAACAGCTGGATCGACCGCTGGCTGGCCGACCGCGACTTCGTCACCCGCGAGGAATTCGAGGCCGTGCGCGAGATGGCGATCAAGGCCCGGACCGAGAATGCCGAGCTGCGCGCCCGCCTGGATGCGCTTGAGGGCAAGGGCGTCGTCTCGGTCACTCCGACCGGCCCGCTTGGCGGCGGCACGGCAGAGACCGGCGGCGATCAGGGCTGA
- a CDS encoding DUF6476 family protein gives MARDDRLDGGPEEALPMLRWLRFLVTALAAVMGLGVLVIAALLWLRLSQPPLPELPGQVVLPEGARPAAVTFARDWLVVVTETGEVLLYDKQGRLRETVQP, from the coding sequence ATGGCACGGGATGATAGGCTGGACGGCGGGCCAGAGGAAGCGCTGCCGATGCTGCGCTGGCTGCGCTTTCTGGTGACCGCGCTGGCGGCGGTGATGGGCTTGGGCGTTCTGGTGATCGCGGCGCTGCTGTGGCTGCGCCTGTCGCAGCCGCCGCTGCCGGAACTGCCCGGGCAGGTCGTATTGCCCGAAGGCGCGAGACCCGCCGCCGTCACCTTCGCCCGCGACTGGCTGGTGGTGGTGACCGAGACGGGCGAGGTGCTGCTTTACGACAAGCAGGGCCGGCTGCGCGAAACCGTTCAGCCCTGA
- a CDS encoding Lrp/AsnC family transcriptional regulator codes for MTAARLDEIDRKILAELQADGRMTNVELARRVGISAPPCLRRVRALEEMGYIRGYHADIDARELGFEVQVFAMVRLVSQSERDLSAFEALACEWPLVRECHMLNGEIDFILKCVSPDLTSFQRFLTEKLTAAPNVASVKTSLVIRCAKDEPGVPFSVVEERAAALG; via the coding sequence ATGACCGCCGCCAGACTTGACGAAATCGACCGCAAAATTCTGGCAGAGCTGCAAGCCGATGGCCGCATGACCAATGTCGAGCTGGCCCGCCGCGTCGGCATTTCCGCCCCGCCCTGCCTGCGCCGCGTCCGCGCGCTGGAGGAGATGGGCTATATCCGCGGCTATCACGCCGATATCGACGCCCGCGAGCTGGGATTCGAGGTGCAGGTCTTTGCCATGGTCCGGCTGGTCAGCCAGTCCGAGCGCGACCTGTCGGCCTTCGAGGCGCTGGCCTGCGAATGGCCGCTGGTGCGCGAGTGCCACATGCTGAACGGCGAGATCGACTTCATCCTGAAATGCGTCTCGCCCGACCTGACCAGCTTCCAGCGGTTCCTGACCGAGAAGCTGACGGCGGCGCCGAACGTGGCCTCGGTCAAGACCTCGCTGGTGATCCGCTGCGCCAAGGACGAGCCGGGCGTGCCCTTCAGCGTGGTCGAGGAACGGGCGGCGGCGCTGGGGTGA
- the upp gene encoding uracil phosphoribosyltransferase translates to MTQAHLTVVDHPLVQHKLTLMRDKTTSTAGFRRLLREISLLLAYEVTRELEMTTTRIETPLCEMEAPTLEGKKLALISILRAGNGLMDGILELIPAARVGFIGLYRDPETLQPVQYYSKVPRELDARMTIVVDPMLATGNSSVAAIDLLKAEGARNLRFLCLLASPEGVARMREAHPDVPIVTAALDERLDDHGYIVPGLGDAGDRMFGTK, encoded by the coding sequence ATGACCCAAGCGCATCTGACCGTCGTCGATCACCCGCTGGTGCAGCACAAGCTGACCCTGATGCGCGACAAGACGACCTCGACCGCCGGCTTCCGCCGCCTGCTGCGGGAAATCAGCCTGCTTCTGGCCTATGAGGTCACGCGCGAGCTGGAGATGACCACCACCCGCATCGAGACCCCGCTTTGCGAGATGGAGGCGCCGACGCTGGAAGGCAAGAAGCTGGCGCTGATCTCGATCCTGCGGGCCGGCAACGGGCTGATGGACGGCATCCTTGAGCTGATCCCGGCCGCCCGCGTCGGTTTCATCGGGCTTTACCGCGACCCCGAGACGCTGCAGCCGGTGCAATATTACTCCAAGGTTCCCAGAGAGTTGGATGCGCGCATGACCATTGTCGTCGATCCGATGCTGGCGACGGGGAACTCGTCGGTCGCGGCCATCGACCTGCTCAAGGCCGAGGGCGCGCGCAACTTGCGCTTTTTGTGCCTGCTCGCCTCGCCCGAGGGGGTGGCGCGCATGCGCGAGGCCCATCCCGACGTGCCGATCGTCACCGCCGCGCTGGACGAGCGGCTGGACGATCACGGCTATATCGTGCCGGGCCTGGGCGATGCCGGCGACCGCATGTTCGGCACGAAATGA
- a CDS encoding DUF6331 family protein: MTLDHPLLELIKHCETICEASCCGREAFDFSPIHIASFLIRYTGRIEPGEIEKIFAQLQELDAESDRLLAEGGTTVIAEMNQLFTGQELAQLSAAIADGVVKAAHLVSIVEKAAQETEPSS, translated from the coding sequence ATGACCTTGGATCATCCCTTGCTGGAATTGATCAAACATTGCGAGACTATATGCGAAGCGTCGTGTTGCGGACGGGAAGCCTTCGACTTTTCTCCAATCCATATTGCATCCTTCCTGATCCGCTACACGGGAAGGATCGAGCCTGGGGAGATAGAGAAAATTTTTGCGCAATTGCAGGAGCTTGACGCAGAAAGCGACCGCCTTCTGGCAGAAGGCGGCACAACCGTCATCGCTGAAATGAACCAGCTGTTCACCGGGCAGGAACTGGCTCAGTTATCAGCCGCAATCGCCGATGGCGTGGTTAAGGCTGCGCATCTCGTTTCGATTGTGGAAAAGGCAGCCCAAGAAACCGAGCCTTCCTCCTGA
- a CDS encoding class I SAM-dependent methyltransferase, which translates to MTPLARIIAARIRLSGPMRLDDYMRLCLLHPEHGYYATRDPFGAGGDFTTAPEISQMFGEMVGLALAQAWLDQGSPAPFTLAELGPGRGTLMADILRAIRGVPGMREAAQVVLVEASPHLRRVQRETLGDISHLDDAAQLPQAPLFLVANEFFDALPIRQFRMGGQGWAERVVTLGPEEGLALGLAAVDGQGAAPEPILRPAPQGVIREFCPEAGPIVSALAGRIAAHGGCALVIDYGGWDGQGDTFQALRRHRPEDPLAHPGEADLTAHVDFAPLARAARAAGARVSCMATQGEWLLRLGIAQRAQRLAAAGDGGAMAALHRLTAPGEMGHLFKVLAFWARHAPVPAGFEPLDDDADDA; encoded by the coding sequence ATGACGCCGCTGGCGCGGATCATCGCCGCGCGCATCCGGCTGTCCGGGCCGATGCGGCTGGACGACTACATGCGGCTGTGCCTGCTGCATCCCGAGCATGGCTATTACGCGACCCGCGATCCTTTCGGCGCCGGCGGCGATTTCACCACCGCGCCCGAGATCAGCCAGATGTTCGGCGAGATGGTCGGGCTGGCGCTGGCGCAGGCCTGGCTGGACCAGGGCAGCCCCGCGCCCTTCACCCTGGCCGAGCTGGGACCCGGCCGCGGCACGCTGATGGCCGATATCCTGCGCGCGATCCGTGGGGTGCCCGGCATGCGCGAGGCGGCGCAGGTGGTCCTGGTCGAGGCATCGCCGCATCTGCGCCGGGTGCAGCGCGAGACGCTGGGCGACATCAGCCATCTGGACGATGCGGCGCAGCTGCCGCAGGCGCCGCTGTTCCTGGTCGCGAACGAGTTCTTCGACGCGCTGCCGATCCGGCAGTTCCGGATGGGCGGGCAGGGCTGGGCCGAGCGGGTGGTGACCTTGGGCCCGGAGGAGGGGCTGGCGCTGGGGCTGGCTGCGGTGGACGGGCAGGGCGCTGCGCCGGAGCCCATCCTGCGGCCCGCGCCGCAAGGGGTGATCCGCGAGTTCTGTCCCGAGGCCGGGCCGATCGTCTCGGCGCTTGCCGGGCGGATCGCGGCGCATGGCGGCTGCGCCCTCGTCATCGACTATGGCGGCTGGGACGGGCAGGGCGACACCTTCCAGGCCCTGCGCCGGCACCGCCCCGAGGACCCGCTGGCGCATCCGGGCGAAGCCGACCTGACCGCGCATGTCGATTTCGCGCCCCTGGCCCGGGCGGCGCGGGCGGCCGGGGCCCGCGTCTCGTGCATGGCGACGCAGGGCGAATGGCTGCTGCGGCTGGGGATCGCGCAGCGCGCCCAGCGTCTGGCGGCGGCCGGGGACGGCGGCGCCATGGCTGCGCTTCATCGCTTGACCGCGCCCGGCGAAATGGGTCACCTGTTCAAGGTGCTGGCCTTCTGGGCTCGCCATGCGCCCGTGCCTGCCGGATTCGAGCCCCTGGACGACGATGCAGACGACGCTTGA